The following coding sequences are from one Nilaparvata lugens isolate BPH chromosome 6, ASM1435652v1, whole genome shotgun sequence window:
- the LOC111052826 gene encoding phosphatidylinositol N-acetylglucosaminyltransferase subunit C, giving the protein MTQKRNPWKKNLYENEGYPDNYTDPSFLEELKKNINLRQVTLTNAFLGAGLVTQELCLVVYFVVAFTYLYNEWITAECIFFWSNAISLSCYAYYVYNDSVGIVKHLKMVVIFTLFGYILSPVLKTLTETISTDTIYATTVFMMIVHMTFFDYGVKALIVSSSLSLNAAIFGSICLVSRLPTPFHAFVLLTISVQSFVLFPLLLAKIGTSLTALFFITASTICLLCTFSMTITVLFVITVTFINLLCPFWFHKWQKYKENIYGPWDEAVVQDIKL; this is encoded by the coding sequence ATGACGCAGAAACGAAATCCTTGGAAGAAGAACCTTTATGAAAATGAAGGGTATCCAGACAATTATACAGATCCTTCATTCCTGGAAGAGTTGAAGAAGAACATCAACCTTCGTCAGGTGACACTGACCAATGCTTTCCTTGGAGCAGGCCTGGTCACTCAAGAATTATGCCTTGTAGTTTATTTTGTGGTAGCATTCACTTACCTTTACAATGAGTGGATCACAGCAGAATGCATATTCTTCTGGAGCAATGCAATTTCACTAAGCTGTTACGCTTACTATGTTTACAACGATTCTGTTGGCATTGTTAAACATCTAAAAATGGTCGTTATATTTACACTTTTTGGATATATCCTTTCTCCTGTTTTAAAGACATTAACCGAAACAATTAGCACAGACACCATCTATGCAACTACTGTGTTCATGATGATAGTTCATATGACATTTTTTGATTATGGAGTAAAAGCGTTAATAGTTTCCAGCTCCTTATCGCTTAATGCGGCTATATTCGGCTCCATATGTCTTGTATCAAGGTTACCGACACCATTCCATGCATTTGTTTTATTAACGATATCGgttcaaagttttgtactttTCCCTTTGCTATTAGCAAAAATCGGTACTTCTCTTACTGCTTTATTTTTTATCACCGCCTCTACAATATGCTTGTTATGTACATTTTCAATGACTATAACTGTACTTTTTGTGATAACTGTGACATTTATAAACTTACTTTGTCCATTCTGGTTTCATAAATggcaaaaatataaagaaaacaTCTATGGACCATGGGATGAAGCTGTTGTCCAAGAcattaaactttga